The stretch of DNA AGGTAAATTTCTTCTTCACATGAAAATGCCTAACCGACATCATCAATCCATTTTCATAATCAATATCATTGTAAGCTAAACGATACACTATAACTATGAGTCAGATCTGATCAAACTAACATAATTTTGAATACAAACAATTAAGACATTAACCAGGAAATATCTTCAGATAGATAATAGCACAACACAACAAAGACATTATCTATTATACTAAAACTCAATAGCTATTAATTTGTACATTGACAACAAATGTCAAAAACCATGTCAAAAATCAACTATGCAATTCatctaaaaacttaaaaaaccaAACATGTCTGCATAAAAAGTACCTTAAAAGACGAAGTTTAAAGCTGCAACAGCCTCAAAGCAggaacaaaacaaaacaatccCAAGATCCCAAATTCTTCAGCAGATCAACTCCAAACTCGTATAGAACAAAACCAACAACAACtaggataaaataaaaataaatcaaaccgACACAGAAATGAGACAACAAAAAAAACGAAAATCCTTGTGTTAACTAAGATTACCACGCCGATCACTTTTTTGAAGAGGTTTCAGACGATGAGAGGAGGATCCATAATGAAAAATGGTTACAGAAGGAACtaaatgatgaagaagaaatTCAATAGGCACCGAAGGCATTATATTATGCTCTTCGAAACCCCTCACACACCTTCACACCCAACAAAACGAAACAACTTTGAATCCAAACGAAAACAAAGTCAAATGGAAATGGAtttgaaaaatgattaaaaCATAACATAGACTTAATTTAACCCATAGATAGATAACCTTTTACTATCATAAACAGAAggataaagaagaaaaatggtggattgaaaaaaaaatagtgaatgACACTGGATTAGGTTGTTCGGATCGGATAAATAGTAAgatgttttttatatatttataggaGGGGCGTCTAGAAGGTCAAGAATATCTTCTTGTTGTTTGAGATTATTGTCTTCGAATCTCCAACGTACACGTTTCTATCATCAACACCTTAGATATTTTTTACATTGTCCAATTGCAGCCCATTTGCATCCGTCTAGGCCCAATATTTACTCCATATGGGTATTTGTCAAGTGAAAGTGAAGTCTTGTCTTCATCCAAGCCTATTCAATACCTCAATATCCACGATAAAAAAGGCTTATTTTCACTCTTaatagggttgttaaccaaaaTTAAAGGATAATTTTGAAGCTTACTTCATTAtgcaatattttaaataaaaataacttaagagATGAGTTCATTATTCTTTCCTGAGTAGACCTTCAACAATAGCAAAAAAGGAAACATATTCATCCTAGCTGATCAAACGCAGCCTTCAGATCTCAACAACTAACACCTAGACTAGTACAAGTGAACATACATTTTCTTCAACAACACACACAAAATACAACACTCTAGCAAATACTAACTTGCTTCATGAACTCATTAATGATGTTCAACAGACCCACATTTCTTCAACAACACACAAAATACGTGTCGGTTATCTTGAATAAGATGTTCACAAATACACAATCAGTGACACCAGTGTCGGTTATCTTTAATAAGATGTTCACAAATACACAATCAGTGACACCAGCATCGTAGAATAGGTTGATGAAACACCAACATCATAGataaattagataaaattgACATTCCAACGGATTGTGCCGATctgggaaagaaaaaaaatacaaaaatgacaCTATGAAAAATTTAGCTTGGTTTAGTAAACAAGAGATATATGAGACAACCGAATAAAACTTGCCACCTGACCAGATATTTTGACACAATTTTTAGAGGTATCAACACTTATATACATTGCAGGTTTCTCACGTTTATAAAACCAACTTTCAATCCGGAAAATAGATCTGGTAGTATAAGGATTCATATTATCTGAAATATCAAAACTTAATCTCACATATATCTGCATATTTCCCAAAAAATGTGTTGAAACAGAAGGCATGTTTGCTACCGAGTGGAATAATAAGCAAATCATCCGTCAATAACATCAGTAACAATAAAACAAATGGAACATGTTTAAAAATTTGGTCATTCGTTTGAACCGCCACGTATGTCATGTGTTCCATCAATGTTGCTTCAAGTCTTCAACAAATTGTGTGTAGTTGAAAAGCCAACACTAAGTAAACGCAATAAAGGCATAGAAAGCCTTATAGCAAATTTCAGACACCGACTCCAGATAATTAAAGAGCCAAATGATTCATAAATATAACTTGCAGTGTAATATTATTCAATTTGTACACATTAGAGACTAATGACCTGAAACCTTTAACACTATCAATTGGCATAAAAAAACGTTCAACATCACAAGGGGAATCCAATTGCAAGGGGAATCAAAGACCTGAAAAAAGCAAACTAATAAATCGAGCAACAAATATATTGGTTCATCAACAAACGAATAACCCGTTTACCCAGCGATGATAAAATAGgtacaaacaacaaaaataacagATCGAGGGAAATTAAAACAATGCCACAACAAGTATATTTAAGAAAACTTCATAACAAGACAGGAGCCATATcgtcaattaaataaaaagtcaaGATTTTACATCTACatcatatattaaaagaaacaCTAAGTAATGCAGAACAAATTAGGATTAAGTAAACCCTAAATCAGATAATTCAGGAACTGGTGAATTTGGTAACGGCCTTGGTACCCTCAGAAACGGCGTGTTTGGCTAACTCTCCTGGAAGAACTAATCTAACAGCGGTTTGGATCTCCCGAGAAGTAATTGTAGGTTTTTTGTTATACCTAGCCAAACGGGAAGATTCTTGAGCGAGTTTCTCGAATATATCGTTGATGAAACTGTTCATGATTCCCATAGCCTTGCTGGAGATCCCGATATCAGGGTGAACCTGCTTCAAGACCTTAAAGATGTAAATCTTGTAAGTCTCAACGCTCTTCTTtgttctcttcttcttcttgtcgCTTCCTCCTTCCTTAGAGATATTCTTCTCGGCTTTGGGTTTCTTCTCAGCAGGGGCTTTCTCAGCGACGGGTTTCTTCTCCGCTGGTTTCTTCTCTGCCTTTGCTGGAGCCATTGTTGTTTTTAGTAGATAGATTTGGTGGATTGAGGggaaaacaaaaaacaagatAAATGAATGCGTAACAAAGTGATGAAATTAATG from Cicer arietinum cultivar CDC Frontier isolate Library 1 chromosome 3, Cicar.CDCFrontier_v2.0, whole genome shotgun sequence encodes:
- the LOC101504461 gene encoding probable histone H2B.3; amino-acid sequence: MAPAKAEKKPAEKKPVAEKAPAEKKPKAEKNISKEGGSDKKKKRTKKSVETYKIYIFKVLKQVHPDIGISSKAMGIMNSFINDIFEKLAQESSRLARYNKKPTITSREIQTAVRLVLPGELAKHAVSEGTKAVTKFTSS